One Nodosilinea sp. FACHB-141 genomic window carries:
- the rpsB gene encoding 30S ribosomal protein S2, translating into MPVITLPELLESGVHFGHQTRRWNPKMDQYIFTSRNGVHIIDLVQTAQLMEEAYRFVRTAAEQGQKFLFIGTKRQAAGIVAQESARCGSHYVNQRWLGGMLTNWETIKSRANRLKELERMEELGAIDLRPKKEAAVLRRELEKLQKYLGGIKTMRKVPDVAIIVDIKREYNAVSECHKLGIPIISLLDTNCDPDLVDVPIPGNDDAIRSIKLILGKLADAIYEGSNGAKARGNDDDYEDYDGGEDDEYGYDAPAADSDD; encoded by the coding sequence ATGCCCGTTATTACTCTCCCTGAGCTACTAGAATCTGGGGTTCACTTCGGCCACCAAACCCGCCGCTGGAATCCCAAGATGGATCAGTACATCTTCACCTCCCGCAACGGCGTTCACATCATTGACCTGGTGCAGACCGCTCAGCTGATGGAAGAAGCCTATAGATTTGTCCGCACTGCGGCTGAGCAGGGGCAAAAGTTTCTGTTCATTGGCACCAAGCGCCAGGCGGCTGGCATTGTGGCCCAAGAATCTGCCCGCTGCGGCTCTCACTACGTCAACCAGCGCTGGCTGGGCGGCATGCTGACCAACTGGGAAACCATCAAGTCTCGCGCCAACCGCCTTAAAGAGCTTGAGCGTATGGAAGAACTGGGTGCCATTGACCTGCGCCCCAAAAAAGAAGCCGCCGTACTGCGCCGCGAGCTAGAGAAGCTGCAAAAGTACCTGGGTGGTATCAAAACCATGCGCAAGGTACCCGATGTTGCCATCATCGTCGACATCAAGCGCGAATACAACGCGGTGTCGGAATGCCACAAGCTGGGCATTCCCATCATTTCGCTGCTAGATACTAACTGCGATCCTGATCTAGTAGATGTGCCCATCCCCGGCAACGATGACGCCATTCGCTCCATCAAGCTGATTTTGGGCAAGCTGGCCGACGCCATCTACGAAGGCTCCAACGGCGCCAAGGCTCGCGGCAACGATGACGATTACGAAGACTACGATGGTGGCGAAGACGACGAGTACGGCTACGACGCCCCCGCCGCCGATAGCGACGACTAG
- the tsf gene encoding translation elongation factor Ts: protein MAEISAKLVKDLRDKTGAGMMDCKKALKENDGDIEKSIEWLRQKGIASATKKEGRVAAEGLVESYIHTGGRVGVLVEVNCETDFVARRDEFKTLVRDIAMQIAACPNVEYVRVSDIPAEVAAKEKSIEMGRDDIANKPAAMQEKIVEGRIQKRLKELSLVDQPFIKDQNISVEELIKQVVSKLGENIQVRRFSRFVLGEGIEKEETNFAEEVAAQAGLNKKEEPVAEAEPAAEPKAEAAPKKEKGKKKK from the coding sequence ATGGCAGAAATTTCTGCAAAGCTCGTTAAAGACCTGCGCGACAAGACCGGCGCGGGCATGATGGATTGCAAAAAAGCCCTGAAAGAAAACGATGGCGACATCGAGAAGTCAATCGAGTGGCTGCGCCAGAAGGGCATTGCTTCGGCTACTAAGAAAGAAGGCCGGGTAGCCGCTGAGGGTTTAGTGGAGAGCTACATTCACACCGGCGGCCGGGTAGGCGTGCTGGTAGAGGTCAACTGCGAAACTGACTTTGTGGCCCGCCGCGATGAGTTCAAGACTCTGGTGCGCGACATTGCCATGCAGATTGCGGCCTGCCCCAACGTGGAGTATGTGCGCGTCAGTGATATTCCTGCCGAGGTTGCTGCCAAAGAAAAGTCTATTGAGATGGGCCGCGACGACATCGCCAACAAGCCCGCCGCCATGCAGGAAAAGATCGTTGAAGGCCGTATTCAAAAGCGTCTTAAGGAGCTTTCCCTGGTCGATCAGCCCTTTATCAAAGATCAGAACATCTCTGTAGAAGAGCTGATTAAGCAGGTAGTTTCTAAACTGGGCGAAAATATCCAGGTGCGGCGCTTTTCTCGGTTTGTGCTGGGTGAGGGCATTGAGAAAGAAGAGACCAACTTTGCCGAGGAAGTCGCGGCTCAGGCTGGTCTCAACAAAAAAGAAGAACCCGTAGCCGAGGCCGAACCGGCAGCCGAGCCGAAGGCCGAAGCTGCGCCTAAGAAAGAAAAGGGCAAGAAGAAGAAGTAA
- the recG gene encoding ATP-dependent DNA helicase RecG, producing the protein MTEAQTSLPDWVRLQRALSVEAETGFNNLVGKQQIFNEFLRDSLQQPPAVLPGDQQQSWQSLAKKYNGYTDLSFAQRQHLVAETRRFLYSTQRLLEKFAETKSLRTREGSATDAQKSTTAKTSKTSKAPKTTQLAEASGTGGFRFGLDQPVTYLKGIGPKNSERLAKLGIFTVQDVLYYYPRDHINYAQQVKIRDLEPGETVTIVGTVKRVNCFTSPRNKKLTIFELQLSDGSGTLKLNRFYPGGRYATPSWQQQQKRQYPQGAIVAASGLVKDSKFGVTLEDPHLEVLDSLSDRIESLTIGRMVPVYSLTEGVPADLVRKAVAAALPAVPELQDPLPVDLRQRYELVKVEDAIAQIHFPDDDENLAQARRRLVFDEFLYLQLGLLRRRQQQQAQQTAITLAPTGKLIDQFYGVIPFSLTGAQQRVVNDILSDLQKPVPMNRLVQGDVGSGKTVVAVVATLAAIQSGYQAAIMAPTEVLAEQHYRKLVEWFNQLHLTVELLTGSTRAAKRRKMLGELATGELPILVGTHALIEDPVQFRDLGLVVIDEQHRFGVQQRARLTQKGANPHVLTLTATPIPRTLTLTMHGDLDVSQIDELPPGRKAIQTTLLTNKERTHAYDLIRREIAQGRQVYVVLPLVEESEKLDLKSAVEEHQRLAEVIFPEFTVGLLHGRMSSAEKDVAITAFRNQESHILVSTTVVEVGVDVPNASVMLIEHAERFGLSQLHQLRGRVGRGAAQSFCLLLSGSRSETAIQRLKVLEQSQDGFFIAEMDLRFRGPGEVLGTRQSGLPDFALASLIEDQDVLTLAREAAEAMLKEDPNLARWPKLAKELQRRYEKLMGGTIMT; encoded by the coding sequence ATGACAGAAGCACAGACCTCCCTACCCGACTGGGTGCGGCTTCAGCGAGCCCTCTCGGTCGAGGCCGAGACCGGCTTCAACAATTTGGTGGGCAAACAGCAGATCTTCAACGAATTTCTGCGCGATAGTCTGCAACAGCCTCCGGCCGTTCTCCCCGGCGATCAGCAGCAGTCGTGGCAGAGCCTGGCCAAAAAGTACAACGGCTACACCGACCTCAGCTTTGCCCAACGCCAGCACTTGGTAGCTGAGACCCGTCGCTTTCTCTACAGCACCCAGCGCCTGCTAGAAAAATTTGCCGAGACCAAATCCCTCCGTACCCGTGAAGGCAGCGCTACAGACGCTCAGAAATCAACTACAGCCAAAACATCCAAAACATCTAAAGCCCCTAAAACTACTCAGCTAGCTGAGGCATCTGGCACCGGCGGCTTTCGTTTTGGCCTTGACCAGCCCGTCACCTACCTAAAAGGCATTGGCCCTAAAAATAGCGAGCGCTTGGCCAAACTAGGCATCTTCACCGTGCAGGATGTGCTCTACTACTATCCTCGCGACCACATCAACTACGCCCAGCAGGTCAAAATTCGCGATCTAGAACCCGGCGAAACCGTCACCATCGTCGGCACCGTCAAGCGGGTCAACTGCTTCACCAGCCCCCGCAACAAAAAGCTCACCATCTTTGAACTTCAGCTCTCCGACGGCAGCGGCACCCTCAAGCTCAACCGCTTCTACCCTGGCGGTCGCTACGCCACCCCAAGCTGGCAGCAGCAGCAAAAGCGCCAGTATCCCCAGGGGGCGATCGTTGCCGCCTCCGGTTTGGTCAAAGACAGCAAGTTTGGGGTGACGCTGGAAGATCCGCATCTAGAAGTGTTGGACAGTTTGAGCGATCGCATCGAATCGCTCACCATTGGTCGCATGGTACCGGTCTATTCCCTCACCGAAGGCGTCCCCGCAGACCTGGTGCGCAAAGCAGTAGCGGCTGCCCTACCAGCGGTACCCGAACTTCAGGATCCCCTGCCGGTGGATCTGCGGCAGCGGTATGAGCTGGTGAAGGTGGAGGATGCGATCGCCCAAATCCACTTCCCCGATGACGACGAAAATCTGGCCCAGGCCCGTCGCCGCCTAGTATTCGACGAATTTCTCTACCTCCAGCTAGGCCTCCTGCGTCGTCGCCAGCAGCAGCAGGCCCAGCAAACCGCCATTACCCTCGCCCCCACCGGGAAGCTGATCGACCAGTTCTATGGCGTGATTCCCTTTAGCCTTACCGGTGCCCAGCAGCGGGTGGTCAACGACATTCTCTCTGACCTGCAAAAGCCCGTACCCATGAACCGCCTGGTGCAGGGGGATGTCGGTTCCGGTAAAACCGTCGTTGCTGTAGTCGCCACTCTCGCTGCAATTCAGTCGGGCTATCAGGCCGCCATCATGGCCCCCACCGAGGTGTTAGCCGAGCAGCACTACCGCAAGCTGGTGGAATGGTTCAACCAGCTGCACCTCACTGTGGAACTGCTCACTGGCTCCACTCGCGCCGCCAAACGTCGCAAAATGCTGGGCGAACTGGCCACTGGCGAACTGCCCATCCTCGTCGGCACCCATGCCCTGATCGAAGACCCGGTGCAGTTCCGCGATCTGGGCCTAGTGGTAATTGACGAACAGCACCGCTTTGGCGTGCAGCAGCGGGCTAGGCTCACCCAAAAAGGGGCAAATCCCCACGTGCTCACCCTCACCGCTACCCCCATTCCCCGCACCCTGACACTGACCATGCATGGCGATTTGGATGTGAGCCAAATTGACGAACTGCCGCCCGGGCGCAAAGCGATCCAAACCACGCTGCTGACGAACAAAGAACGCACCCACGCCTACGACCTCATCCGGCGCGAAATTGCCCAGGGTCGCCAGGTCTACGTGGTGCTTCCCCTAGTCGAAGAATCCGAAAAGCTCGACCTCAAATCCGCAGTGGAGGAACACCAGCGGCTAGCGGAGGTCATCTTTCCAGAATTCACTGTCGGTCTGCTTCACGGACGCATGTCTTCCGCCGAGAAAGACGTCGCTATTACCGCCTTCCGCAACCAGGAATCCCACATTTTGGTATCGACCACCGTGGTAGAAGTGGGCGTCGATGTGCCCAACGCTTCGGTAATGCTGATCGAGCACGCCGAGCGGTTTGGCCTTTCTCAGCTCCACCAGCTGCGGGGCCGAGTCGGGCGCGGTGCCGCCCAATCATTTTGCCTATTGCTCAGCGGCAGCCGCAGCGAAACCGCCATTCAGCGCCTCAAAGTGCTGGAGCAATCCCAAGACGGCTTCTTTATTGCTGAGATGGACCTGCGCTTTCGCGGTCCTGGAGAAGTGCTAGGCACCCGTCAGTCGGGCCTGCCCGATTTCGCTCTAGCCAGTTTGATCGAAGACCAGGACGTATTAACGCTAGCCCGCGAGGCAGCAGAAGCCATGCTGAAAGAAGATCCAAACCTAGCCCGCTGGCCCAAACTAGCGAAGGAACTCCAGCGGCGCTACGAAAAACTGATGGGCGGCACAATCATGACCTAG
- a CDS encoding DUF790 family protein, whose protein sequence is MRSTLPSELLIYRFQGEGLQPKRLALDGANRAIAADLIQLFQQQVGRTQGDLNRQLQDLEGEDTNYRIKRGLAHILRNSFATFDVVSPLEPIELRRRVFALSAQSIPSPKAAEAHLTALGQQLSEELDREVSVPDLRQGLYADRQDNHILIEFDSPTPDALLHRYNLSQTQGVFYKASDLVMHLYRNDPGEYKLMFRYLKLFRLMTYIEGDADQGFTITIDGPASLFKPSTRYGVDIAKLIPAILHVSKWRLTATLQMKDNFTQQVKPRQFTLDSDCGLVTHYPPGKTYDSMIEESFVSRWPAKTPWRLEREVDLVPLPGSVMIPDFRLVHPDGREFLLEIVGYWRPEYLRKKFAQVRKSGRNNLILAVSERLNLENAGVDIANVPAQVVWFKTKLQPKVVLEMLGD, encoded by the coding sequence GTGAGGTCAACGTTACCGAGCGAGCTGTTAATTTACCGATTTCAGGGCGAGGGGCTACAGCCCAAACGGCTGGCGTTGGATGGGGCGAATCGGGCGATCGCCGCCGATCTCATTCAACTCTTTCAGCAGCAGGTGGGCCGCACCCAAGGTGACCTCAATCGCCAGCTGCAAGATCTAGAGGGCGAAGACACTAACTACCGCATCAAGCGGGGGCTAGCCCACATTCTGCGCAATAGCTTTGCCACGTTTGATGTGGTGAGCCCGCTAGAGCCAATTGAGCTGCGGCGGCGAGTGTTTGCGCTGTCCGCTCAATCAATTCCGTCTCCCAAGGCGGCTGAAGCTCATTTGACAGCCCTTGGCCAGCAGCTTTCTGAAGAGCTGGATCGGGAAGTATCGGTGCCTGACCTCCGTCAGGGGCTCTACGCCGATCGCCAAGACAACCACATTCTGATTGAGTTTGACTCCCCCACTCCCGATGCCCTGCTCCATCGCTACAACCTATCGCAGACCCAGGGGGTGTTTTATAAGGCCAGCGACTTGGTGATGCACTTGTACCGCAATGACCCCGGCGAGTACAAGCTCATGTTTCGCTACCTGAAGCTGTTTCGGCTGATGACCTATATCGAGGGCGACGCCGATCAGGGGTTTACCATCACCATCGACGGCCCTGCCAGCCTGTTTAAACCCAGCACGCGCTATGGAGTCGATATTGCCAAGTTGATTCCCGCTATTCTCCATGTCAGTAAGTGGCGACTGACGGCAACCTTGCAAATGAAGGACAACTTTACTCAACAGGTAAAACCCCGCCAATTTACCCTCGACAGCGACTGTGGTTTGGTTACCCACTATCCCCCTGGCAAAACCTACGACAGCATGATTGAGGAGTCGTTCGTCAGCCGCTGGCCGGCCAAAACCCCCTGGCGACTAGAGCGGGAGGTGGATCTGGTACCCCTGCCTGGCAGCGTGATGATCCCCGACTTTCGCCTGGTGCACCCCGACGGGCGCGAGTTTTTGCTGGAGATTGTTGGCTATTGGCGGCCTGAATACCTGCGGAAGAAGTTTGCCCAGGTGCGCAAGTCGGGGCGCAATAACCTAATTTTGGCGGTTTCAGAACGGCTCAACCTGGAGAATGCTGGGGTAGATATTGCCAACGTTCCAGCCCAGGTGGTGTGGTTTAAGACGAAACTTCAGCCCAAGGTGGTGCTGGAGATGCTGGGAGACTGA
- a CDS encoding alpha/beta fold hydrolase produces MLNFQPLGFIQQALATDLGVMAYYTPGGWPWQVDNPTTRPPLVFLHSLGGGSSAFEWSKVYAAFGATHRVIAPDLIGWGQSTHPPRAYSTEDYFYMITHLLESVAEPPTLVAATSLTAGVVIRLAGLRPDLFKGLFLVSPSGNSDFGRDYKASLPALLASTPGVDKLLYQVGAANELAVRSFLSTFLFADSRRITPETVQGYLACTQQPNAEYSALASLNGSVSFDLSRYIHQLQTPTTILLGAESRFSAPAMVKRLASLNPKAIQTVIEIPHSGVLPHVEHPAVVIGLLRQFLATHSS; encoded by the coding sequence ATGCTTAACTTCCAGCCGCTGGGCTTTATTCAGCAGGCCCTCGCTACCGACCTAGGGGTCATGGCCTACTACACTCCCGGCGGCTGGCCTTGGCAGGTGGATAACCCCACGACCCGTCCGCCCCTCGTTTTTCTACACAGCCTCGGGGGCGGCTCCTCAGCCTTTGAATGGTCTAAGGTATACGCCGCCTTTGGTGCCACCCATCGGGTGATTGCCCCTGATTTGATTGGCTGGGGGCAATCAACCCATCCGCCCCGCGCTTACTCGACCGAAGACTACTTCTACATGATCACCCACCTACTGGAGTCCGTGGCTGAGCCCCCGACCCTAGTAGCGGCTACCTCCCTTACAGCCGGGGTAGTGATCCGCTTAGCGGGACTACGGCCCGATTTATTTAAAGGCCTGTTTCTGGTATCACCCTCTGGCAACAGCGATTTTGGCCGCGACTACAAAGCCAGTCTGCCCGCCCTTCTGGCTAGTACGCCTGGCGTGGACAAACTGCTGTACCAGGTAGGGGCCGCCAATGAGCTAGCGGTGCGATCGTTCCTCTCCACCTTTCTCTTTGCCGACTCTCGTCGCATTACCCCAGAAACGGTACAGGGCTATCTCGCCTGCACTCAGCAACCCAATGCTGAATATTCTGCCCTAGCCTCCCTCAATGGATCGGTCAGCTTTGACCTGTCGCGCTATATTCACCAGCTGCAAACCCCTACCACCATCTTGCTAGGAGCTGAGTCGCGGTTTAGCGCTCCAGCAATGGTCAAACGGTTGGCCAGCCTCAACCCCAAAGCCATTCAAACGGTGATAGAAATACCCCACTCTGGGGTATTACCCCACGTGGAGCATCCTGCTGTGGTGATTGGTCTGTTGCGGCAGTTTCTTGCTACCCACAGTAGCTAG
- a CDS encoding DUF2996 domain-containing protein codes for MADEKTPPVDSAPAEDTPAPQSEAQAADAAPQAKAKAAPKAEAGAEPKTAPKAAPKKEKPPALEDKPFTEFIEQHFIPTLESALKDKGIDDIQLTLDQRPLEVFGISDDEQYWHVKGQWQKGDGEASPSGNRQFNIAFTKENISSPKLFYFADRGSQPSTIEQFMGDERKITLDLLVLFTLRRLNGQKWLARN; via the coding sequence ATGGCTGACGAAAAGACCCCTCCAGTAGACTCTGCCCCCGCTGAGGATACCCCTGCTCCTCAGTCAGAGGCTCAAGCGGCAGATGCTGCGCCTCAGGCCAAGGCTAAAGCTGCCCCCAAGGCAGAGGCTGGTGCTGAACCCAAAACCGCACCCAAAGCCGCTCCTAAGAAGGAAAAGCCCCCGGCGCTAGAAGACAAGCCGTTCACTGAGTTTATTGAGCAGCACTTTATTCCGACACTAGAGTCAGCGCTGAAGGATAAGGGCATTGACGATATTCAGCTCACCCTCGATCAGCGGCCCCTAGAGGTGTTTGGTATCAGTGATGATGAGCAGTATTGGCACGTAAAGGGGCAGTGGCAAAAGGGCGATGGCGAAGCCTCCCCTTCGGGGAATCGCCAGTTCAATATTGCCTTCACAAAAGAGAATATCTCTAGCCCCAAGCTGTTCTACTTTGCCGATAGAGGCTCTCAGCCCAGCACCATTGAGCAGTTCATGGGTGACGAGCGCAAAATTACCCTAGACTTGCTGGTGCTGTTTACCCTACGTCGGCTCAACGGCCAAAAATGGTTGGCAAGAAATTGA
- the gmd gene encoding GDP-mannose 4,6-dehydratase, translating into MSQPKRALITGITGQDGSYLAELLLDKGYEVHGIIRRTSTFNTDRIDHVYVDPHSAEARLFLHYGDLTDGTMLRRILEQVQPQEVYNLGAQSHVRVSFDSPEYTVDCVGMGTLRLLEAIRDYQQRTGLEVRFYQAGSSEMFGKVQEIPQTETTPFYPRSPYACAKVFAHWQTINYRESYDLFACNGILFNHESPRRGETFVTRKITRAVARIVAGQQKKLYLGNLDAKRDWGYAKDYVKAMWLMLQQDKPDDYVVATNETHAISEFLDIAFNHVNLDWHDYVEFDPRYLRPAEVELLIGDSTKARQALGWEPSVTFEELVHLMVESDLEAIGIRHGNGAPSDIATIRKEMLHLAPQG; encoded by the coding sequence ATGAGCCAACCTAAACGCGCCCTGATTACTGGTATTACCGGTCAGGATGGATCTTATTTAGCAGAATTACTTCTAGATAAAGGCTACGAGGTTCACGGTATTATTCGCCGCACCTCTACATTCAATACTGACCGAATCGACCATGTCTACGTTGATCCTCATAGTGCCGAAGCGCGTCTGTTTTTGCACTACGGCGATTTGACTGATGGCACTATGCTACGGCGCATTCTTGAACAGGTGCAGCCCCAGGAGGTTTATAACCTGGGTGCTCAGTCCCACGTGCGGGTGAGCTTTGATTCGCCCGAATACACCGTGGACTGTGTTGGCATGGGTACGCTGCGGCTTCTTGAGGCCATCCGTGACTACCAGCAGCGCACAGGTCTAGAAGTGCGCTTTTATCAAGCTGGCTCCTCGGAAATGTTTGGCAAAGTGCAAGAAATTCCCCAAACGGAAACCACGCCATTCTATCCCCGTAGCCCCTACGCCTGCGCTAAAGTCTTTGCCCACTGGCAAACGATTAACTACCGCGAGTCCTACGACCTGTTTGCCTGCAACGGCATTTTGTTTAACCACGAGTCGCCTCGGCGGGGCGAGACCTTTGTGACTCGCAAAATTACTCGAGCGGTAGCCCGCATTGTGGCCGGTCAGCAGAAAAAGCTGTATCTGGGCAATCTCGACGCTAAGCGTGACTGGGGCTATGCCAAAGACTATGTCAAGGCTATGTGGTTGATGCTGCAGCAAGACAAGCCTGATGACTACGTGGTGGCGACTAACGAAACCCACGCTATCAGCGAGTTTTTAGACATTGCCTTTAACCATGTCAACCTCGACTGGCATGACTACGTGGAGTTTGACCCCCGCTACCTGCGGCCTGCTGAAGTGGAACTGCTAATTGGTGACTCAACCAAAGCCCGTCAGGCTCTGGGCTGGGAGCCTAGCGTCACCTTTGAGGAACTGGTGCACCTGATGGTGGAGAGTGACCTTGAGGCCATTGGTATCCGCCATGGCAATGGTGCCCCCTCTGATATAGCGACTATTCGCAAAGAGATGCTGCACTTGGCACCCCAGGGTTAA
- a CDS encoding folate-binding protein YgfZ, whose protein sequence is MQALRDLQKSQGAILSSEGIPNTFKNAADLETVKAGAVLFDRSHWGVLQMSGGDRLRFIHNQTTNTFTQRQPGEGCDTVFVTSTARTIDLTTVYVADEALLILTSPGQDQRLMDWMDRYIFPADQVSLANLTADIAVFSLVGSSSAAVLKNLGIELEPDLSTAHHRSVDLGGVALRLAVGSGLALPGYTLLVSVEGAASVWQQLTDAGIIPAGELLWQQLRVQQGRPAPERELTDDYNPLEAGLWDAIAFDKGCYIGQETIARLNTYQGVKQQLWGLQLNGTVGPGEVIFAGDEKVGLLTSVVETSGGLRGLGYIRTKAGGAGLTVSVGAANGVVVDLPYLARGYLTTNNLPA, encoded by the coding sequence TCGTCAGAGGGGATTCCCAATACATTTAAAAATGCTGCTGACCTAGAAACGGTTAAAGCTGGAGCTGTGCTGTTCGATCGCAGCCATTGGGGTGTGCTTCAAATGTCTGGGGGCGATCGCCTGCGGTTTATTCACAATCAGACCACAAACACGTTTACCCAACGCCAGCCCGGCGAGGGCTGCGACACCGTGTTTGTTACCTCTACCGCTAGAACCATTGATCTGACCACCGTCTATGTGGCCGATGAGGCGCTGCTGATTCTCACCTCCCCTGGTCAAGATCAGCGCCTGATGGACTGGATGGATCGCTACATTTTTCCGGCCGATCAGGTATCGCTGGCTAACCTGACCGCAGATATAGCTGTTTTCTCCCTCGTTGGCTCTAGCAGTGCTGCTGTCCTCAAGAACTTAGGTATTGAATTAGAACCTGATTTGTCTACAGCCCACCATCGAAGCGTTGATCTCGGTGGTGTTGCTCTACGCTTGGCTGTAGGTAGTGGTTTAGCTCTGCCTGGGTACACCCTTTTGGTGTCGGTAGAAGGCGCAGCATCCGTATGGCAACAGCTTACCGATGCTGGAATTATCCCAGCAGGAGAACTGCTCTGGCAGCAGCTGAGGGTGCAGCAGGGGCGTCCTGCCCCAGAGCGCGAACTCACCGATGATTACAACCCTCTCGAAGCGGGGCTGTGGGACGCGATTGCCTTTGATAAGGGGTGCTATATCGGTCAAGAAACTATTGCTCGATTAAACACCTATCAAGGGGTTAAGCAACAGCTCTGGGGTCTTCAGCTAAACGGCACGGTTGGTCCAGGGGAAGTTATTTTTGCCGGGGATGAAAAAGTTGGTTTACTCACTAGTGTGGTTGAAACTTCCGGTGGTTTAAGGGGTTTAGGCTATATTCGCACCAAAGCTGGTGGAGCAGGCTTGACGGTCAGCGTGGGTGCAGCCAACGGCGTAGTGGTTGATTTGCCCTATCTAGCTCGAGGGTACTTGACGACGAATAATCTACCCGCTTAA